From one Hydrogenobacter sp. genomic stretch:
- the metE gene encoding 5-methyltetrahydropteroyltriglutamate--homocysteine S-methyltransferase, with protein sequence MQTLAYGFPKLGEKREFKNLLESFWKGKILEGEFLKGMNSLRDWMVENYRANVDLFPSNELSYYDFMLDTAVMVGAIPSRFGHFEGLSTYFEMARGKQAMELTKYFNTNYHYIVPELENTNFKLLRNYPLEDYLYFKSKGIETLPKMISPYTFLKLSKALIKEERSDLPLYRLSKIDKSADLERYMNTLLSVYEEAIKQLRQEGAKEILLEDPALCYEMEDDEWDIVSEMYKGLSKHADIYVITYYDSVSNYRRFVELPVKALGLDLVSNSENLENIRRFGFPADKKLIAGVINGRQVWRANLVEKVKLVEELMKISQQVIISNSCPLFHLPVSKQSEEDLPVHSVQIEGLPVMSLKERLSFAKEKLEELKLIKEVIEGDQQARMELQRIQELVSIPFGEREDVKKRLKDLTDRDFGRDLTYKDRTKLQQDLLQLPMFPTTTIGSFPQTEEVRKMRALYSTGKLSDQEYKEFIKKQIEHVIKVQEEIGLDVLVHGEFERTDMVEFFAQKLEGVATTKHGWVLSYGSRVYRPPIIYGDVYRSAPMTVEEITYAQSLTEKPVKGMLTGPVTILNWSYHREDIPKKEIAYQIALALLDEVRDLENAGIKIIQIDEPAFREGAPLKRKDWDEYFDWAVKAFRLCSKAKPQTQIHTHMCYSEFNDVIDYIYQMDFDVISIEASRSKGEIIEAFEKFKKWDRQIGIGVYDIHSPAVPTKESIRFVIERAMKVLPKDLLWVNPDCGLKTRRWEEVIPSLKNMVEVAKEIREKYAVV encoded by the coding sequence ATGCAGACCTTAGCTTATGGATTTCCCAAGCTGGGAGAGAAGAGAGAGTTCAAAAATCTCTTGGAGAGCTTTTGGAAAGGTAAGATATTAGAAGGAGAATTTCTAAAAGGTATGAATTCCCTTAGAGATTGGATGGTGGAAAACTATAGAGCCAATGTGGATCTTTTTCCCTCTAATGAGCTATCTTACTACGATTTTATGTTGGATACCGCTGTAATGGTTGGAGCTATACCTTCAAGGTTTGGGCACTTTGAAGGTCTCAGTACATATTTTGAAATGGCACGTGGAAAGCAAGCAATGGAGCTGACCAAGTACTTTAATACTAATTACCACTACATAGTTCCGGAGCTTGAAAACACAAACTTCAAATTGCTAAGGAACTACCCCCTTGAGGATTACCTCTACTTTAAAAGCAAGGGTATAGAAACCCTACCCAAGATGATATCCCCCTATACCTTTTTGAAGCTTTCTAAGGCACTTATTAAAGAAGAAAGATCTGATCTGCCTCTTTATCGGCTGTCCAAAATAGATAAAAGCGCAGACTTAGAGAGGTATATGAATACTCTACTCTCCGTTTACGAAGAAGCCATCAAACAGCTCAGACAAGAAGGTGCTAAGGAGATCCTCTTAGAGGATCCAGCTCTTTGCTACGAGATGGAAGATGATGAATGGGACATCGTCAGCGAGATGTATAAAGGTTTGAGTAAGCATGCGGACATATATGTGATTACCTATTACGACAGCGTATCTAACTACAGAAGATTTGTGGAACTTCCTGTGAAAGCCTTAGGTCTTGACCTTGTATCAAACAGCGAAAACTTAGAGAACATAAGAAGGTTCGGCTTTCCCGCTGATAAAAAGCTTATAGCTGGCGTCATAAATGGTAGACAGGTGTGGAGAGCAAACCTTGTGGAAAAGGTAAAGCTCGTGGAAGAGCTTATGAAAATATCCCAACAAGTTATAATATCCAACTCGTGCCCTCTCTTTCATCTTCCCGTCAGCAAGCAGTCAGAAGAGGATCTTCCCGTTCATAGCGTGCAGATAGAAGGTTTACCCGTCATGAGTTTGAAAGAAAGACTATCCTTCGCTAAAGAGAAGCTGGAAGAGCTAAAACTCATTAAGGAAGTTATAGAAGGTGATCAGCAGGCCCGAATGGAACTGCAGAGAATTCAAGAACTTGTTAGTATACCTTTTGGTGAAAGGGAAGATGTGAAAAAGAGACTCAAAGATCTTACAGATCGTGACTTTGGTAGGGATCTTACTTACAAAGATAGAACGAAACTGCAACAGGATCTTTTACAGCTTCCGATGTTTCCTACAACTACAATAGGTTCCTTTCCTCAAACTGAGGAAGTTAGAAAGATGAGAGCTTTATACAGCACAGGTAAGCTTTCCGATCAGGAGTATAAGGAGTTTATCAAGAAACAGATAGAGCATGTGATAAAGGTTCAAGAAGAAATAGGTCTTGATGTATTGGTGCATGGAGAATTTGAGAGAACAGATATGGTAGAGTTTTTCGCTCAAAAGCTGGAAGGTGTCGCAACCACCAAACATGGTTGGGTTCTATCTTACGGCTCAAGAGTTTATAGACCTCCCATCATTTACGGAGATGTGTATAGATCAGCACCTATGACGGTGGAGGAGATAACTTACGCCCAGTCATTGACGGAAAAACCTGTTAAAGGTATGCTTACTGGACCTGTAACCATACTAAACTGGAGCTACCACAGAGAAGACATACCCAAAAAGGAGATAGCTTATCAAATAGCCTTAGCTCTCCTTGATGAAGTCAGAGATCTGGAAAATGCTGGTATAAAGATAATACAGATCGATGAACCTGCCTTCAGGGAAGGTGCGCCTCTCAAGAGGAAGGACTGGGATGAGTACTTTGACTGGGCTGTAAAGGCTTTCAGGCTCTGTTCGAAGGCAAAACCGCAAACTCAAATACACACACACATGTGTTATAGCGAGTTTAATGATGTTATAGATTACATATATCAAATGGACTTTGACGTCATATCAATAGAGGCTTCAAGAAGTAAAGGTGAAATAATAGAAGCCTTTGAGAAGTTTAAAAAATGGGACAGACAGATAGGTATAGGTGTGTACGACATTCACTCACCTGCAGTACCGACAAAGGAGAGCATCAGGTTCGTGATAGAAAGGGCTATGAAGGTTCTACCCAAAGATCTTCTGTGGGTAAATCCAGACTGCGGACTAAAAACGAGAAGGTGGGAAGAAGTCATACCATCTCTTAAAAACATGGTAGAGGTGGCAAAGGAGATAAGAGAGAAGTATGCGGTAGTTTGA
- a CDS encoding ATP-binding protein, whose amino-acid sequence MSILSEFLREVDEGYAVIGTSGRLIYANSFMISKSILKRDCEGKPYYECIKVLSLISAVAEGLSEKRRVSVSFEHEDVEYKADIFPTGDGILVRLTDITQFKRYERSKKEFIANISHELKTPIAIINSILETLLEEEKGYEKRRMIERALRRTQEMKNIVDDLLIITRLESGEEKLHKRIVNLKELVNVVFDMLKEIADSSKVELLNTVDENVNIYADEEKMSLLLLNLVDNAIKYNRKNGKVIVRGCRKGDHVLIEVSDTGIGIPKEHIPFIFERFYRVDRSRSRELGGTGLGLSIVKHVALSHGGKVEVDSKEGEGSTFRVYIPQSM is encoded by the coding sequence ATGAGCATACTCAGTGAGTTTTTGAGAGAGGTAGATGAAGGTTATGCGGTAATTGGTACTTCCGGAAGGCTGATTTACGCCAACAGTTTTATGATCAGCAAGAGCATACTAAAGAGGGATTGCGAAGGGAAGCCTTATTACGAATGTATCAAGGTGCTTAGCCTAATATCGGCGGTAGCCGAAGGGCTCAGTGAAAAAAGAAGGGTAAGCGTGTCCTTTGAACATGAAGATGTTGAGTACAAAGCCGACATTTTCCCCACAGGTGATGGAATTCTCGTTCGTCTCACAGACATAACACAGTTCAAAAGGTACGAAAGATCAAAAAAGGAGTTTATAGCTAACATCTCTCACGAGCTTAAAACACCCATCGCTATTATAAACAGCATACTTGAAACTCTTCTGGAAGAAGAAAAGGGTTATGAAAAAAGGAGAATGATAGAGAGAGCCTTACGAAGAACTCAGGAGATGAAAAACATAGTGGATGATCTTCTGATCATCACCAGGCTTGAATCTGGAGAGGAGAAACTTCACAAAAGGATCGTAAATCTGAAAGAACTTGTGAATGTAGTGTTTGATATGTTAAAAGAGATAGCAGACAGCTCAAAAGTTGAACTTCTAAATACCGTGGATGAGAATGTGAATATTTACGCTGATGAAGAAAAGATGAGCCTCCTACTTTTGAACCTTGTGGATAATGCTATAAAGTACAACAGAAAAAATGGAAAAGTGATTGTAAGAGGATGCAGAAAAGGGGATCATGTTCTTATAGAAGTCTCCGATACGGGTATAGGCATTCCCAAAGAGCATATACCCTTTATCTTTGAGAGGTTTTATCGGGTTGATAGATCAAGGTCAAGAGAGCTTGGCGGTACTGGACTTGGACTTTCCATAGTTAAACACGTAGCTCTCTCGCACGGTGGAAAAGTAGAGGTGGATAGCAAAGAGGGAGAAGGCAGTACTTTTAGGGTGTACATACCTCAAAGCATGTGA
- a CDS encoding bifunctional 3,4-dihydroxy-2-butanone-4-phosphate synthase/GTP cyclohydrolase II, translating into MEDFRFSSIEEAIEDIREGKMVIVVDDPDRENEGDLVMAAEKVTPEAINFMTKYGRGLVCLTLTPERCEELDLYPMATRNTDPKGTYFCVSVDAHPKFGTTTGISAYDRAITIRLAISHEAKPSDFIRPGHVFPLRAKPGGVLERAGHTEASVDLAKLAGLYPAGVICEIMNEDGTMARLPDLIKFAKKFGLKIITIADLIRYRLKRERLVLKEATANLPTRYGFFKIHAYKHALTGEEQVALTMGEWKEDEPVLVRVHSECLTGDVFRSLRCDCRSQLETAMEMIAKEGKGVLVYIMGHEGRGIGIVNKIKAYHLQDMGYDTVEANEKIGYPADLRDYGVGVQILLDLGVRKMRLLTNNPRKIVALEGYGLEVVEVVPLKIEPNPHNKVYLETKKKKLGHML; encoded by the coding sequence ATGGAGGATTTCAGGTTTAGCAGTATTGAGGAAGCTATAGAGGACATAAGGGAGGGTAAGATGGTCATAGTGGTTGACGATCCAGATAGGGAAAATGAAGGTGATCTGGTTATGGCTGCCGAGAAGGTAACGCCTGAGGCTATAAACTTCATGACTAAGTATGGGCGTGGACTTGTCTGCCTTACGCTTACTCCGGAAAGGTGTGAAGAGCTTGATCTTTACCCTATGGCTACCAGAAATACGGATCCTAAGGGGACTTATTTTTGCGTGTCTGTAGATGCTCATCCCAAGTTTGGTACAACAACAGGTATATCCGCATACGATAGAGCGATCACCATAAGATTAGCTATAAGCCACGAAGCGAAGCCTTCCGATTTTATAAGACCTGGACATGTCTTTCCTCTCAGAGCAAAGCCAGGAGGTGTACTTGAGAGGGCTGGACATACAGAGGCTTCCGTTGATCTTGCAAAGCTTGCGGGACTCTATCCTGCAGGTGTTATATGCGAGATCATGAATGAAGATGGGACTATGGCAAGACTTCCCGATCTTATTAAGTTTGCAAAGAAATTTGGACTTAAGATAATTACCATAGCCGACCTTATAAGATACAGATTAAAGAGGGAAAGACTTGTTCTAAAGGAGGCTACTGCGAACCTTCCCACGAGATATGGCTTTTTTAAGATACATGCCTACAAGCACGCACTCACGGGTGAGGAGCAAGTAGCTCTAACTATGGGAGAGTGGAAGGAGGATGAGCCGGTGCTTGTAAGGGTTCATTCAGAGTGCCTTACAGGTGACGTATTTAGATCTCTCAGATGTGACTGCAGATCTCAGCTTGAAACCGCTATGGAGATGATAGCCAAAGAGGGTAAAGGTGTCCTTGTGTACATAATGGGTCACGAAGGAAGAGGTATAGGGATAGTTAACAAAATAAAAGCTTATCATCTTCAAGATATGGGATACGATACTGTAGAGGCTAATGAAAAGATAGGTTATCCCGCAGACCTTAGGGATTACGGTGTTGGGGTGCAGATCTTACTTGATCTCGGGGTAAGGAAAATGAGACTTTTGACGAATAACCCAAGGAAGATAGTGGCTTTAGAAGGCTATGGGCTTGAAGTTGTAGAGGTTGTCCCTCTCAAAATTGAGCCAAATCCTCACAACAAGGTGTATCTTGAGACTAAGAAGAAAAAACTCGGTCACATGCTTTGA
- a CDS encoding ABC transporter ATP-binding protein, with the protein MDSVKWLFLRTKSYIHLILMALLGSALESAGTTGISLIAKNLVDNVFLMKSYEELFKTVFFLLSFALLNQAGNLLASLFINLYSELEIKKTRKEVFDRLLGAPYGFLSKSSSGDLITRLLSDIQSYRSLLGDHIPKLFRDPLTVLALLGVLLYRDFILTLFLGILLPLLAFAVRYFGYKKGKHTRRLQENVGMLTQSLAHVLRGYENIKMYSSEVKFSEWFSSFNEKVFKASMKSVVYSTANSVFNFIFGYVVVSIIILYGGVRVIQGSITAGDFVSYITALFLLHQPLSEVQKGLMEVRAGIPILNRIRELLHIPQEKSGNILFTTLKESITVQDLKVTLGDEKLLKGVSLKVRKGEKIGVIGSTGSGKTTFLRVLAGLLPYDGVVRYDGFDLKDIDKESFRSCVGFFTQEPFIFAGSVRDNLLIAKKDASDEEMKKALDLAMCDFVKSLDQILEEGGRNLSGGEMQRLALARLFLKSPDIIFLDEVTSAMDVKTEEEVLKNIFEFFKDRTVILVAHRFSNVLLCDRVLAFKEGSLIAEGKPQEVIKFFLQSP; encoded by the coding sequence ATGGACAGTGTAAAGTGGCTATTCTTGAGGACAAAGTCATACATACACCTAATCCTTATGGCGCTATTAGGTTCAGCTCTTGAATCTGCAGGGACAACAGGTATAAGCCTCATAGCAAAAAACCTCGTTGATAATGTGTTCTTGATGAAAAGCTACGAAGAGCTTTTTAAAACTGTATTTTTTTTGCTGTCCTTTGCCTTACTCAATCAGGCGGGAAATCTTCTCGCTTCCCTGTTTATAAATCTTTACTCTGAGCTTGAAATAAAGAAAACAAGAAAGGAAGTGTTTGACAGGCTTTTGGGTGCACCCTACGGATTTTTATCAAAAAGCTCTTCCGGGGACCTCATAACAAGACTCCTATCAGATATCCAGTCGTATAGATCCCTTCTTGGGGATCACATTCCCAAACTTTTTAGAGATCCTTTAACCGTACTTGCACTGCTTGGTGTACTCCTTTACAGGGATTTTATACTTACGTTATTTCTGGGTATACTTTTGCCTCTCTTAGCTTTTGCGGTAAGATATTTCGGTTACAAGAAGGGTAAACACACGAGAAGACTTCAGGAAAATGTAGGTATGCTTACGCAAAGCTTGGCTCACGTGCTTAGGGGATACGAGAATATAAAGATGTACTCTTCCGAAGTGAAGTTTTCCGAATGGTTTTCTTCATTCAACGAAAAGGTCTTCAAAGCCAGTATGAAATCGGTCGTTTACTCCACCGCCAACTCAGTTTTCAACTTTATCTTCGGATACGTTGTAGTATCCATCATAATCCTGTATGGTGGTGTAAGAGTGATACAGGGAAGTATAACCGCGGGTGACTTCGTGTCTTACATAACCGCATTATTCCTGCTTCACCAACCTCTATCAGAGGTTCAAAAGGGTTTGATGGAGGTAAGGGCAGGTATACCCATACTCAATAGGATAAGGGAGCTTCTACATATACCGCAGGAGAAGTCAGGAAACATCCTTTTCACCACTTTAAAGGAGAGCATAACTGTGCAGGATCTGAAAGTTACGTTGGGAGACGAAAAGCTTCTAAAAGGAGTTAGTTTGAAAGTTAGAAAAGGTGAAAAGATAGGAGTTATAGGTAGTACAGGTTCGGGAAAAACTACCTTTCTGAGAGTTCTTGCAGGATTACTGCCTTATGACGGGGTCGTAAGGTATGATGGCTTTGATCTAAAGGATATAGATAAGGAAAGCTTCAGAAGTTGTGTGGGTTTCTTTACGCAGGAGCCCTTCATCTTTGCAGGTAGTGTAAGGGATAACCTTCTTATAGCCAAAAAAGATGCGAGCGATGAGGAGATGAAAAAAGCCCTTGATCTTGCCATGTGCGATTTTGTAAAAAGCCTCGATCAGATATTGGAAGAAGGTGGCAGGAATTTATCTGGAGGTGAGATGCAAAGGCTTGCCCTCGCAAGATTATTCCTAAAAAGTCCAGACATAATCTTTCTTGATGAGGTTACGTCAGCTATGGATGTAAAGACCGAGGAGGAAGTTTTAAAGAATATTTTTGAGTTTTTTAAGGATAGGACTGTGATCTTAGTAGCTCATAGATTCTCCAATGTACTTTTGTGTGACCGTGTACTCGCTTTTAAAGAAGGAAGCCTAATTGCAGAAGGCAAACCGCAAGAGGTCATAAAATTTTTCCTTCAAAGCCCGTAA
- the lpxI gene encoding UDP-2,3-diacylglucosamine diphosphatase LpxI (LpxI, functionally equivalent to LpxH, replaces it in LPS biosynthesis in a minority of bacteria.), giving the protein MKVCLIAGWGDLPSAFQREATKRGVEVFTVGVRGITTAHADEHLPVGKVGKLINLLEKKQIKKIVMLGKFEHKLIFSHIFAFDSIAFSILRRSKDRKPQTIVKAFMQELENRGFEFIDPKPYLEDLLAPIGKIGLVEPSKEAMEDGLWGFPIAKEIANLDIGQTVVVKDKSVVSVEAMEGTQEAIERAGKVAGRNCRVIKVARKLQDFRIDVPTIGPKTVEVVKKIKGDAIFLEAGKIYIIDMENTLRLANISNIALYGL; this is encoded by the coding sequence ATGAAGGTATGTCTAATAGCAGGGTGGGGTGATCTACCATCCGCTTTTCAGCGGGAGGCAACTAAAAGGGGTGTGGAGGTTTTCACCGTAGGTGTCAGAGGTATAACTACCGCTCATGCAGACGAACATTTACCTGTGGGTAAGGTGGGAAAGCTCATAAATCTCCTTGAAAAAAAGCAGATAAAGAAGATAGTTATGCTGGGAAAGTTTGAACATAAATTGATCTTTTCTCACATTTTTGCTTTTGACAGCATAGCTTTTTCCATATTGAGGAGATCCAAAGACAGAAAGCCTCAAACTATAGTCAAGGCATTCATGCAAGAACTCGAGAACAGAGGTTTTGAATTTATAGATCCAAAGCCTTACCTTGAAGACCTTCTCGCACCGATCGGGAAAATAGGTCTTGTAGAACCATCTAAGGAAGCTATGGAAGATGGTCTCTGGGGTTTTCCAATAGCTAAGGAAATAGCTAATCTTGATATAGGACAGACTGTAGTGGTTAAAGATAAATCCGTGGTGAGTGTGGAAGCTATGGAAGGAACACAAGAGGCTATTGAGAGAGCAGGAAAAGTTGCTGGAAGGAATTGTAGAGTTATAAAAGTTGCCAGGAAGCTTCAGGACTTTCGCATAGATGTCCCTACTATAGGACCTAAAACTGTGGAAGTGGTAAAAAAGATAAAGGGTGATGCCATATTCCTTGAAGCTGGTAAGATATACATAATTGATATGGAAAACACTTTAAGACTCGCCAACATTAGCAATATAGCTCTTTACGGGCTTTGA
- the folE gene encoding GTP cyclohydrolase I FolE, which produces MAVDKEKIKQAVRLLLEGIGEDPNREGLRETPDRVARMWEEFEKIREFDFKLFEEFGSYNEMVLVKDINVYSICEHHLLPFFGKAHVAYIPDGIVCGLSKLVRTVKAFALKPQLQERLTNEIADFLMQQLKPKGVAVVLEMEHLCMSMRGVLSPGHITTTSALRGIFLSDIRTREEFLKLIKRERE; this is translated from the coding sequence ATGGCTGTGGACAAAGAAAAGATAAAGCAGGCGGTAAGATTGCTTTTGGAAGGCATAGGAGAAGATCCAAACAGGGAAGGACTTAGAGAAACTCCTGATAGAGTGGCTCGCATGTGGGAAGAGTTCGAAAAGATAAGAGAGTTTGATTTCAAACTTTTTGAGGAGTTTGGTTCATACAACGAAATGGTTCTTGTAAAAGACATAAACGTGTATAGCATATGCGAACATCACCTTCTCCCCTTTTTTGGAAAGGCTCACGTAGCATACATACCAGATGGGATAGTTTGTGGTCTTTCAAAGCTTGTGAGAACTGTAAAGGCTTTTGCCCTGAAACCTCAGCTTCAGGAAAGACTCACCAATGAGATAGCTGACTTTTTGATGCAACAGCTGAAACCTAAAGGTGTAGCTGTTGTATTAGAAATGGAGCATCTTTGTATGTCAATGAGGGGTGTGCTATCTCCAGGACACATAACGACTACTTCAGCTCTTCGCGGTATATTCTTGAGTGACATAAGAACTAGGGAAGAATTTTTAAAGCTCATAAAAAGGGAAAGGGAATGA
- a CDS encoding cytochrome-c peroxidase, whose protein sequence is MRKVLLGAVLLAGGISIYAKANAQNEDEKLLTQARQFFAPLPSVVENPNNPITSEKVMLGKTLFYDPRLSKSGVISCNTCHNLATYGVDNLPTSIGHRWAIGPRNAPSVYNAALHIAQFWDGRAKDVEEQALGPILNPIEMAMPSEKEVLQRLKSIPEYVEMFKKAFPNEKDPLRYENVGKAIGAFERTLVTPSRFDEFLKGNTSALTNEEKKGLKLFIEVGCVACHSGTAVGGNGFFKFGQFVDYWKATAPYVTLDKPTIPVDLGRFGVTHKEEDMFVFKAPSLRNIEKTYPYFHDGSVWNLEDAVRIMAKTQLNKELTNEEIKYITAFLKSLTGQIPKQALEVPVLPASTESTPRPRAD, encoded by the coding sequence ATGAGGAAGGTACTTTTAGGTGCGGTTTTGTTAGCAGGTGGGATAAGTATCTACGCAAAGGCAAATGCTCAAAACGAGGATGAAAAACTCTTAACTCAAGCGAGGCAGTTTTTTGCACCTTTACCAAGTGTAGTTGAAAATCCGAATAATCCAATTACCAGTGAAAAGGTAATGCTTGGAAAAACGCTTTTTTACGACCCAAGACTGTCCAAAAGTGGAGTTATAAGCTGTAACACATGTCACAATTTGGCAACTTACGGAGTTGATAATCTTCCCACGTCAATAGGTCACAGATGGGCAATAGGACCCAGAAATGCTCCCAGTGTATATAATGCAGCGCTTCACATCGCACAATTTTGGGATGGAAGGGCAAAAGATGTGGAGGAGCAAGCGCTCGGTCCTATACTAAATCCTATAGAGATGGCTATGCCATCGGAAAAGGAAGTTTTACAAAGGCTAAAATCCATACCTGAGTATGTGGAGATGTTTAAAAAAGCCTTTCCCAATGAAAAAGACCCACTTAGATACGAAAATGTTGGAAAAGCTATAGGAGCTTTTGAAAGGACATTGGTTACACCATCAAGATTTGATGAGTTTCTAAAAGGTAACACCAGTGCTCTAACTAACGAAGAAAAGAAAGGATTGAAGCTCTTTATAGAAGTAGGCTGTGTTGCATGCCACAGTGGGACTGCTGTAGGTGGGAACGGATTTTTCAAGTTCGGTCAGTTCGTGGATTACTGGAAAGCAACCGCACCTTATGTAACTTTGGACAAACCGACTATTCCCGTTGACCTTGGAAGGTTTGGAGTTACGCATAAGGAAGAGGATATGTTCGTATTTAAAGCACCCTCACTCAGGAACATAGAAAAAACTTACCCGTACTTTCACGATGGTAGTGTGTGGAATTTGGAAGATGCAGTTAGAATAATGGCAAAAACTCAGCTAAACAAGGAATTGACGAATGAAGAAATAAAATACATAACAGCTTTTCTAAAGTCCTTAACCGGTCAAATCCCTAAACAGGCTCTTGAGGTTCCCGTGCTTCCAGCCTCCACAGAAAGTACACCAAGACCGCGGGCTGACTGA
- a CDS encoding phosphoribosyltransferase family protein, with protein sequence MVIRILANIVKSLGICEEKCISCGGKIYYLDQGYVCEKCIKSLKPYHPVQYKRLDYIRSYRVFGRYEGTLKDIIQNVKFHANIPLAHLLGKTISPYLWEYIQNLKPDLITCPAINVRRYWSRGFNHAEEILKGADVPYIKVFTRTGFDPASAGLKSEDRLRVVKSHHLRKNTIDLLEDKKVLIFDDVLTTGATIKRLAELALSVGASQVHAFFVAEAL encoded by the coding sequence ATGGTGATAAGGATACTTGCCAACATTGTAAAGTCCTTAGGCATCTGTGAAGAAAAGTGTATCTCCTGCGGTGGTAAGATCTACTACTTAGATCAAGGCTATGTGTGTGAAAAATGCATCAAAAGCCTAAAGCCTTACCATCCTGTCCAATACAAGAGGCTGGATTACATAAGATCTTACAGAGTATTCGGAAGATATGAAGGAACGCTCAAAGATATCATTCAAAATGTAAAGTTTCACGCAAATATCCCTTTGGCTCACCTGCTTGGGAAAACTATATCTCCTTATCTATGGGAGTATATACAAAACCTAAAGCCCGACCTTATAACCTGTCCAGCTATAAACGTAAGGCGCTATTGGTCAAGGGGATTTAACCACGCAGAAGAGATACTAAAAGGTGCTGATGTACCTTACATAAAGGTATTTACGAGGACTGGCTTTGATCCAGCTTCCGCTGGGTTAAAGAGTGAAGATAGGCTAAGGGTAGTAAAGAGCCATCATTTGAGAAAAAATACTATAGACCTTTTAGAGGATAAGAAGGTGCTTATATTTGACGATGTTCTTACAACAGGTGCAACCATAAAAAGACTTGCAGAGCTGGCACTTTCCGTAGGAGCATCACAGGTGCATGCCTTCTTTGTCGCTGAAGCTTTATAA
- a CDS encoding nicotinate phosphoribosyltransferase: protein MLSTALITDLYELTMAQSYLESGKLGKAVFSLFVRKLPKNRNFLVSCGLETLLEYIEKFRFKDEELMYLKSLKIFKDSFLDYLREYEFRGSIYAIPEGRIVFQNEPIVQVEASLPDAQILETLVINVIHFQTLSASKAVRSYLVSKGKTLIDFGLRRAHMPEAGLYAARAGYIAGFEGSSNLLAGMKFGIPVFGTMAHSFVMVFDEEIDAFRAFARSFPDRTVLLVDTYDTLEGAKKAVKLMKEGIKIVGVRLDSGDIEELSKGVRKIFDTEGFKDVKIVVSGGVDEYDIQRWLSAGCPIDAFGVGTKFITSEDAPYLDIAYKLVEYEGKPKYKLSPGKETFPYKRQVIRHYAGEKMEYDQVVRYTEDGLVRLILHEGKLKKKLPTLLEIRETLMEELKSLPESLASLEKSEYTVKIEHIP, encoded by the coding sequence ATGCTTTCCACAGCTTTGATCACCGACCTTTATGAGCTTACAATGGCTCAGAGCTATTTAGAAAGTGGTAAATTGGGAAAGGCAGTCTTCAGTCTCTTTGTAAGAAAGCTTCCTAAAAATAGGAACTTTTTAGTATCGTGCGGACTTGAGACTTTACTTGAATACATAGAGAAGTTTAGGTTCAAAGATGAGGAGCTGATGTATCTCAAAAGCTTGAAGATCTTCAAAGATAGCTTTCTTGATTACCTCAGAGAGTACGAGTTTAGAGGAAGCATATACGCCATACCTGAAGGGAGGATAGTTTTCCAGAATGAGCCTATCGTGCAGGTAGAGGCTTCGCTTCCCGATGCTCAGATCCTTGAGACCTTGGTTATAAACGTGATACACTTTCAAACTCTTTCAGCCTCAAAAGCTGTCAGGAGTTATTTAGTTTCAAAAGGTAAAACCCTCATAGACTTTGGTTTGAGAAGGGCACACATGCCTGAAGCTGGGCTTTATGCGGCAAGGGCAGGTTATATAGCTGGGTTTGAAGGTAGTTCAAACCTCCTTGCAGGTATGAAGTTTGGCATACCTGTCTTTGGCACGATGGCACACTCTTTCGTAATGGTATTTGATGAGGAGATAGACGCCTTCAGAGCCTTTGCCAGATCCTTTCCAGATAGAACGGTGCTTTTAGTAGACACTTACGATACTCTGGAGGGAGCAAAAAAGGCAGTCAAGCTAATGAAGGAAGGTATCAAGATAGTAGGTGTGAGACTTGATAGCGGGGATATAGAGGAACTTTCAAAGGGTGTTAGGAAGATATTTGATACGGAAGGCTTTAAGGATGTAAAAATAGTAGTGAGTGGAGGTGTTGATGAGTATGACATACAAAGGTGGCTCTCCGCAGGTTGTCCCATAGATGCTTTCGGTGTTGGAACCAAGTTTATAACATCCGAGGATGCCCCCTACCTTGATATAGCTTATAAGCTGGTTGAGTATGAAGGAAAACCTAAGTACAAGCTCAGTCCGGGAAAGGAAACTTTTCCATACAAGAGGCAAGTAATAAGACATTACGCTGGTGAGAAGATGGAGTATGATCAGGTGGTGCGGTACACAGAAGATGGCTTAGTTCGGCTAATACTTCATGAAGGCAAACTGAAAAAAAAACTTCCTACGCTCTTAGAGATAAGGGAAACGCTTATGGAGGAACTAAAAAGCCTTCCTGAAAGTCTCGCTTCTCTTGAAAAATCCGAATACACGGTAAAAATAGAACACATACCTTAA